Proteins encoded within one genomic window of Cellulomonas flavigena DSM 20109:
- a CDS encoding GH36-type glycosyl hydrolase domain-containing protein, giving the protein MRFGHFDDEAREYVVTTPHTPYPWINYLGSEQFFSLLSHQAGGYSFYRDAKMRRLTRYRYNNIPADAGGRYLYVNDGGDVWTPSWLPVKADLDHFEARHGLGYSRITGERGGLRVATTFFVPLGENAEVQRVAVTNTSDAEKTVTLFSFVEFCLWNAQDDQTNYQRNLSIGEVEVEQDGPHGSAIYHKTEYRERRDHYAVFGVNTHADGFDTDRDTFVGAYNSLGEAAVPRAGQSADSVASGWYPIGSHSVRVTLAPGETRDLVYVLGYLENADDEKWADDAHQVVNKEKAHGLLGRFATAEQADAAVEALQVYWTELLSTYSVRSDDEKLDRMVNIWNQYQCMVTFNMSRSASFFETGIGRGMGFRDSNQDLLGFVHLVPDRARERIIDIASTQFEDGSAYHQYQPLTKRGNNDIGSGFNDDPLWLIAGVAGYVKETGDFSILDEPVPFDNEPGSEVPLFEHLTRSFDFTVNHRGPHGLPLIGRADWNDCLNLNCFSTTPGESFQTTENQAGGHAESVFIAAQFVLYGEQYAELAERRGLTEVASQARKVVGEVREAVLEHAWDGRWFLRAYDFYGNPVGTDAKPEGKIWIEPQGFAVMAGIGVGEGPDDTEAPAIQALDAVEEMLGTPHGLVLQYPAYTTYQLELGEVSTYPPGYKENGGIFCHNNPWVIIAETVVGRGDKAFDYYKRITPAYREEISDVHKLEPYVYAQMIAGKEAPRAGEAKNSWLTGTAAWNFVAVSQYLLGVRPDWDGLVVDPQIGPDVPSFTVTRVARGATYEISVTNSGARGSRASIVVDGTPVEGNLVPYAPAGSTVRVEVTL; this is encoded by the coding sequence ATGCGGTTCGGCCACTTCGACGACGAGGCACGTGAGTACGTCGTCACCACGCCCCACACCCCCTACCCGTGGATCAACTACCTCGGGTCGGAGCAGTTCTTCTCGCTGCTGTCGCACCAGGCCGGTGGGTACTCGTTCTACCGCGACGCCAAGATGCGCCGGCTCACGCGGTACCGCTACAACAACATCCCGGCCGACGCGGGCGGCCGCTACCTGTACGTCAACGACGGCGGCGACGTGTGGACCCCGTCGTGGCTGCCGGTGAAGGCGGACCTCGACCACTTCGAGGCGCGCCACGGCCTGGGCTACTCGCGCATCACCGGTGAGCGGGGCGGCCTGCGCGTGGCGACCACGTTCTTCGTGCCGCTCGGCGAGAACGCCGAGGTGCAGCGCGTCGCGGTCACCAACACGTCGGACGCGGAGAAGACGGTCACCCTCTTCTCGTTCGTCGAGTTCTGCCTGTGGAACGCGCAGGACGACCAGACGAACTACCAGCGCAACCTGTCGATCGGCGAGGTCGAGGTCGAGCAGGACGGTCCGCACGGCTCGGCGATCTACCACAAGACCGAGTACCGCGAGCGGCGCGACCACTACGCCGTCTTCGGCGTCAACACGCACGCCGACGGGTTCGACACCGACCGCGACACGTTCGTCGGCGCGTACAACTCGCTCGGCGAGGCGGCCGTGCCGCGCGCCGGGCAGTCGGCCGACTCGGTCGCGTCGGGCTGGTACCCGATCGGCTCGCACTCGGTGCGCGTGACGCTCGCCCCCGGTGAGACGCGCGACCTGGTGTACGTGCTGGGCTACCTCGAGAACGCGGACGACGAGAAGTGGGCGGACGACGCCCACCAGGTCGTCAACAAGGAGAAGGCGCACGGCCTGCTGGGCCGCTTCGCGACGGCCGAGCAGGCCGACGCCGCGGTCGAGGCGCTGCAGGTCTACTGGACCGAGCTGCTGTCCACGTACTCGGTGCGCTCGGACGACGAGAAGCTCGACCGGATGGTCAACATCTGGAACCAGTACCAGTGCATGGTCACGTTCAACATGTCGCGCTCGGCGTCGTTCTTCGAGACGGGCATCGGGCGTGGTATGGGCTTCCGCGACTCCAACCAGGACCTGCTGGGCTTCGTCCACCTGGTGCCGGACCGGGCGCGCGAGCGGATCATCGACATCGCGTCGACGCAGTTCGAGGACGGCTCCGCGTACCACCAGTACCAGCCGCTGACGAAGCGCGGGAACAACGACATCGGGTCGGGCTTCAACGACGACCCGCTGTGGCTCATCGCCGGCGTCGCGGGCTACGTCAAGGAGACGGGCGACTTCTCGATCCTCGACGAGCCCGTGCCCTTCGACAACGAGCCCGGCTCCGAGGTCCCGCTGTTCGAGCACCTCACGCGCTCGTTCGACTTCACGGTCAACCACCGCGGCCCGCACGGCCTGCCGCTCATCGGCCGTGCCGACTGGAACGACTGCCTCAACCTCAACTGCTTCTCCACCACGCCGGGCGAGTCGTTCCAGACCACCGAGAACCAGGCCGGCGGCCACGCGGAGTCCGTGTTCATCGCGGCGCAGTTCGTCCTGTACGGCGAGCAGTACGCCGAGCTGGCCGAGCGTCGTGGGCTCACCGAGGTCGCGTCGCAGGCCCGCAAGGTCGTCGGCGAGGTCCGCGAGGCGGTGCTCGAGCACGCGTGGGACGGCCGCTGGTTCCTGCGCGCGTACGACTTCTACGGCAACCCCGTCGGCACCGACGCCAAGCCCGAGGGCAAGATCTGGATCGAGCCGCAGGGCTTCGCCGTCATGGCGGGCATCGGGGTCGGCGAGGGCCCGGACGACACCGAGGCCCCGGCCATCCAGGCGCTCGACGCGGTCGAGGAGATGCTCGGCACGCCCCACGGCCTCGTGCTGCAGTACCCCGCCTACACCACGTACCAGCTGGAGCTGGGCGAGGTCTCCACCTACCCGCCCGGGTACAAGGAGAACGGCGGCATCTTCTGCCACAACAACCCCTGGGTGATCATCGCCGAGACGGTCGTGGGCCGCGGGGACAAGGCGTTCGACTACTACAAGCGGATCACCCCGGCGTACCGCGAGGAGATCAGCGACGTCCACAAGCTCGAGCCGTACGTCTACGCCCAGATGATCGCGGGCAAGGAGGCGCCGCGCGCCGGCGAGGCGAAGAACTCGTGGCTCACGGGCACGGCGGCCTGGAACTTCGTGGCCGTCTCGCAGTACCTGCTGGGTGTGCGGCCCGACTGGGACGGCCTCGTGGTCGACCCCCAGATCGGCCCGGACGTCCCGTCGTTCACGGTCACGCGCGTCGCCCGCGGTGCGACGTACGAGATCTCGGTGACCAACTCCGGTGCGCGCGGCTCGCGCGCCTCGATCGTCGTCGACGGGACCCCCGTCGAGGGCAACCTCGTGCCCTACGCACCGGCCGGGAGCACCGTCCGGGTCGAGGTCACGCTCTGA
- a CDS encoding aldose 1-epimerase, protein MTITAPLTHPAPAAPVTPAVAAPPGAVTLRTDLWEVDVLPGTGASLGAGRIRTSDGVWRDLLRPTRRTSSGDPEKCASFPMVPWSNRIRDGVLPFEGRRWQLQRNAADGTAIHGAVRYAHWDVVEQTPTAVTLAVDTAEQIGINFPWQFGATVRYAVEGQNLVVTTSVRNTDVEPFPAGFGHHPYLSRALLPVGAPIREYPPTAGPLLQVPARSGYRLDAALADGPAGAVPPRADFRQMRPLGSAFVDDVLTDLDPCEPVRIEYPDEGVRVDLTVDPVYRHLVLYAPRRRCYFAVEPATNVNDGFTLHDQGVPGTGVFVLEPGEERTGAFRLAVTV, encoded by the coding sequence ATGACCATCACCGCACCGCTCACCCACCCCGCGCCCGCCGCGCCGGTCACCCCGGCCGTGGCGGCGCCGCCGGGTGCCGTCACGCTGCGCACCGACCTGTGGGAGGTCGACGTGCTGCCCGGCACGGGGGCCTCGCTCGGTGCGGGTCGCATCCGCACGTCCGACGGCGTGTGGCGCGACCTGCTGCGCCCCACGCGCCGCACGTCGTCGGGTGACCCGGAGAAGTGCGCGAGCTTCCCGATGGTGCCGTGGTCCAACCGGATCCGCGACGGCGTGCTGCCGTTCGAGGGGCGCCGCTGGCAGCTGCAGCGCAACGCGGCCGACGGCACCGCGATCCACGGTGCCGTCCGGTACGCGCACTGGGACGTCGTCGAGCAGACGCCGACCGCGGTGACCCTCGCGGTCGACACCGCGGAGCAGATCGGCATCAACTTCCCGTGGCAGTTCGGCGCGACCGTCCGGTACGCCGTCGAGGGGCAGAACCTCGTCGTGACGACGTCCGTCCGCAACACCGACGTCGAGCCGTTCCCCGCGGGCTTCGGCCACCACCCGTACCTGAGCCGGGCGCTGCTGCCGGTCGGTGCACCGATCCGCGAGTACCCGCCCACGGCGGGACCGCTCCTGCAGGTGCCCGCGCGGTCGGGCTACCGGCTCGACGCCGCGCTGGCCGACGGCCCCGCGGGGGCGGTGCCGCCGCGCGCGGACTTCCGGCAGATGCGCCCGCTCGGCTCGGCGTTCGTCGACGACGTGCTCACCGACCTCGACCCGTGCGAGCCGGTGCGCATCGAGTACCCCGACGAGGGCGTCCGCGTGGATCTCACCGTCGACCCGGTGTACCGGCACCTCGTGCTGTACGCGCCGCGTCGGCGCTGCTACTTCGCGGTCGAGCCGGCCACCAACGTCAACGACGGGTTCACCCTGCACGACCAGGGCGTGCCGGGCACCGGGGTCTTCGTGCTCGAGCCGGGCGAGGAGCGCACGGGCGCGTTCCGGCTGGCCGTCACCGTCTGA
- a CDS encoding GNAT family N-acetyltransferase — MTTSTLWSVRAAPALPASPDDPDAWAYAGLSEIDRLVELERWGWSDLWAPVHVRLALLRPQPHVRHHVWVAVEGDGGDPQDVVGYALLSEPLTSNQHTASVTVAVRPPHRGRGIGTRLAATACGQAAADGRGTLQAATAHSPEPPAGPGALESPVGTGRVPADDPHVQFALRHGFRLEQVARYSVLELGDAHGAGTPEHVAHLAAAREAAGATYRTHTWRYEPPADRLDDIAELYTRMSTDIPLGGLDLQEDPWDADRVREMVAHAAGAGLRLLVTAAEHVATGRLVAFSVLEVPDGDVPFAFQEDTLVLREHRGHRLGMLVKAVNLEELAVWRPAVRRIHTWNAQENAHMLAINVDLGFRQAGVSAVWQRADAPTGT; from the coding sequence ATGACGACATCGACGTTGTGGAGCGTGCGCGCCGCGCCGGCGCTCCCGGCGTCCCCTGACGACCCCGACGCGTGGGCCTACGCCGGCCTCAGTGAGATCGACCGGCTCGTCGAGCTCGAGCGGTGGGGCTGGTCCGACCTGTGGGCCCCCGTGCACGTGCGACTCGCGCTGCTACGCCCCCAGCCGCACGTGCGGCACCACGTCTGGGTCGCGGTCGAGGGCGACGGCGGCGACCCGCAGGACGTCGTGGGCTACGCACTCCTGAGCGAGCCCCTGACGTCGAACCAGCACACCGCGTCCGTGACGGTCGCCGTCCGGCCCCCGCACCGCGGCCGCGGCATCGGCACCCGGCTGGCCGCGACGGCCTGCGGGCAGGCGGCGGCCGACGGCCGCGGCACGCTCCAGGCTGCGACCGCGCACAGCCCGGAGCCCCCGGCCGGTCCCGGGGCGCTCGAGTCGCCCGTCGGCACGGGCCGCGTCCCCGCCGACGACCCCCACGTGCAGTTCGCGCTGCGGCACGGCTTCCGGCTGGAGCAGGTCGCGCGGTACTCGGTGCTCGAGCTGGGCGACGCGCACGGCGCCGGGACCCCCGAGCACGTCGCCCACCTCGCGGCCGCGCGTGAGGCCGCCGGCGCGACGTACCGCACCCACACCTGGCGGTACGAGCCCCCGGCGGACCGACTCGACGACATCGCCGAGCTCTACACCCGGATGAGCACCGACATCCCGCTCGGCGGGCTCGACCTCCAGGAGGACCCGTGGGACGCCGACCGGGTGCGGGAGATGGTCGCGCACGCCGCAGGCGCCGGGCTGCGCCTGCTCGTCACCGCCGCCGAGCACGTCGCGACGGGGCGCCTCGTGGCCTTCAGCGTCCTGGAGGTGCCGGACGGCGACGTGCCGTTCGCGTTCCAGGAGGACACCCTCGTGCTGCGTGAGCACCGAGGACACCGTCTCGGGATGCTGGTGAAGGCCGTCAACCTCGAGGAGCTGGCGGTCTGGCGGCCCGCCGTGCGGCGCATCCACACGTGGAACGCGCAGGAGAACGCCCACATGCTCGCGATCAACGTCGACCTGGGGTTCCGGCAGGCGGGCGTCTCGGCGGTGTGGCAGCGAGCGGACGCACCCACGGGTACCTGA
- a CDS encoding YibE/F family protein, translating into MPPTSALGPGARREPTRLVLAVVVVVAAVAAAVGMVLTWPSGDGPETGLVDPGVHYVGAQVVDSRMRSCDGTIEDVLPDGTVPPTVDCLEVTARTTGGREVDVLATSGVTSTDVPPGTRVLLERYPAQDGEPEVWAWHDMDRTLPLGTFALAFALVTTLVAGLRGLRALVGLALAFLVLGAYVLPALVAGHDGLGVALSGSTVIVVVVLYLAHGVSVRTTTALVGTLLGLAMVTGLGLLGAHAARLQPVTSEDTFALARALGADGVDVLRGVFLCGVVLAGIGVLNDVTITQASAVWELRAADPSASWRTLTARGMRIGRDHIASTVYTIAFAYAGASLPLLLLLELYDQPLLVTLTSGAFAEEIVRTLAGATGLVLAIPLTTVVAAVAAVGAPPNRSGHGHGHGHAH; encoded by the coding sequence GTGCCACCCACGAGCGCGCTCGGGCCAGGTGCGCGGCGGGAGCCGACGCGGCTCGTGCTCGCCGTGGTCGTGGTCGTCGCCGCCGTCGCGGCGGCGGTCGGGATGGTGCTGACCTGGCCCAGCGGCGACGGGCCGGAGACGGGCCTGGTCGACCCCGGCGTCCACTACGTCGGCGCGCAGGTCGTCGACTCCCGCATGCGGTCGTGCGACGGCACCATCGAGGACGTCCTGCCCGACGGGACCGTCCCGCCCACGGTCGACTGCCTGGAGGTCACCGCGCGCACCACCGGCGGGCGCGAGGTCGACGTCCTCGCCACGAGCGGCGTGACCTCGACGGACGTGCCGCCCGGCACGCGCGTGCTGCTCGAGCGCTACCCCGCGCAGGACGGCGAGCCCGAGGTGTGGGCGTGGCACGACATGGACCGCACCCTCCCCCTGGGGACGTTCGCGCTCGCGTTCGCGCTGGTCACGACGCTCGTCGCGGGCCTGCGGGGGCTCCGGGCGCTGGTCGGCCTCGCGCTGGCGTTCCTCGTGCTCGGGGCCTACGTCCTGCCCGCCCTGGTCGCGGGTCATGACGGGCTCGGGGTCGCGCTGTCCGGGTCGACCGTCATCGTCGTCGTCGTCCTGTACCTCGCGCACGGTGTCTCGGTGCGCACCACGACCGCCCTGGTCGGCACGCTCCTGGGCCTCGCCATGGTCACGGGGCTGGGGCTGCTGGGCGCGCACGCGGCACGGCTGCAGCCCGTGACGTCGGAGGACACCTTCGCCCTCGCCCGGGCGCTCGGCGCGGACGGTGTCGACGTGCTGCGCGGGGTGTTCCTCTGCGGCGTCGTGCTCGCCGGCATCGGCGTGCTCAACGACGTGACGATCACGCAGGCGTCGGCAGTGTGGGAGCTGCGCGCCGCCGACCCGTCCGCGTCGTGGCGCACGCTGACCGCGCGCGGCATGCGCATCGGCCGCGACCACATCGCGTCCACCGTCTACACGATCGCGTTCGCGTACGCGGGCGCGTCCCTGCCCCTGCTGCTGCTGCTCGAGCTGTACGACCAGCCGCTGCTCGTCACGCTGACCAGCGGCGCGTTCGCCGAGGAGATCGTCCGCACCCTCGCGGGGGCGACGGGCCTGGTGCTGGCGATCCCGCTGACGACCGTCGTGGCGGCCGTCGCGGCCGTCGGCGCACCGCCGAACCGGTCCGGGCACGGGCACGGGCACGGGCACGCGCACTGA
- the aztD gene encoding zinc metallochaperone AztD, translating into MTTAPLPRARRAAATATLALTTTLLAACAGTADGAPAGATPTAQATTPAAQERATAVPRLAVSYDGGVQVLDATTLEVVADLPLDGYLRLNPAGDGRHVVVSTAEGFRLLDAGTWSDEHGDHAHHFTVDPLLTDVTYPAVTPGHVVVHDGRTVLFDDGTGTVTALDAGDVAHGPDDAAGARTHTTPHAHHGVAVELHDGTLVVSDGTEDARTGARALDADGREIAASDECPGVHGESVAADDVVAIGCENGVLLYRDGTFTHVTSPDPYGRIGNQAGSDASPVVLGDYKSDPDADLERPTRVSLVDTRTATLRLVDLPASYTFRPLARGDAGEALVLGTDGALHVIDPETGALVRSVPVVAPWEEPAEWQTPRPAVRVHDGTAYVTEPATRSIHAVDVLTGEVYRSARLDVVPDELTVAPGGTAPTHSH; encoded by the coding sequence ATGACCACTGCACCGCTCCCGCGCGCCCGCCGCGCTGCCGCCACCGCCACGCTGGCACTGACCACCACCCTCCTGGCAGCCTGCGCCGGCACCGCCGACGGCGCCCCCGCCGGCGCGACCCCCACCGCGCAGGCCACGACCCCCGCCGCCCAGGAGCGCGCGACGGCGGTCCCGCGCCTCGCCGTCTCCTACGACGGCGGCGTGCAGGTGCTCGACGCCACGACCCTCGAGGTCGTCGCCGACCTGCCCCTCGACGGCTACCTGCGCCTCAACCCGGCCGGTGACGGTCGCCACGTCGTCGTCAGCACCGCCGAGGGCTTCCGCCTGCTCGACGCGGGCACGTGGAGCGACGAGCACGGCGACCACGCGCACCACTTCACGGTCGACCCGCTGCTCACCGACGTCACGTACCCGGCCGTCACCCCCGGCCACGTCGTCGTGCACGACGGCCGCACGGTGCTGTTCGACGACGGCACCGGCACCGTCACCGCGCTCGACGCCGGCGACGTCGCCCACGGGCCCGACGACGCGGCCGGCGCCCGTACCCACACGACGCCGCACGCGCACCACGGCGTGGCCGTCGAGCTGCACGACGGCACGCTCGTCGTCTCGGACGGCACCGAGGACGCGCGCACCGGCGCCCGGGCGCTCGACGCCGACGGCCGCGAGATCGCCGCGTCCGACGAGTGCCCCGGCGTCCACGGCGAGTCGGTCGCCGCGGACGACGTCGTCGCCATCGGCTGCGAGAACGGCGTGCTGCTCTACCGCGACGGCACCTTCACGCACGTCACGAGCCCGGACCCGTACGGCCGCATCGGCAACCAGGCCGGCAGCGACGCCTCGCCCGTCGTGCTCGGCGACTACAAGTCCGACCCCGACGCCGACCTCGAGCGGCCCACCCGCGTGTCCCTCGTCGACACCCGCACCGCCACACTGCGGCTCGTCGACCTGCCCGCGTCCTACACGTTCCGCCCCCTGGCGCGCGGCGACGCCGGCGAGGCGCTCGTACTCGGCACCGACGGCGCGCTGCACGTCATCGACCCCGAGACCGGTGCGCTGGTCCGGTCCGTCCCCGTCGTCGCGCCGTGGGAGGAGCCGGCCGAGTGGCAGACGCCGCGTCCCGCGGTCCGCGTCCACGACGGCACCGCCTACGTCACCGAGCCCGCCACCCGCAGCATCCACGCCGTCGACGTCCTGACGGGCGAGGTCTACCGCTCGGCCCGCCTCGACGTCGTCCCCGACGAGCTCACCGTCGCCCCGGGCGGCACAGCCCCCACGCACTCCCACTGA
- a CDS encoding GNAT family N-acetyltransferase, whose product MTATLRPFHPSDLPGMYRVCLLTGAAGRDASSLYRDPDLLAHVYCGPYPTADPGLTWVVVDGRGVGGYVVATADTSAFDEWCERAWWPVLRERYAQRADPGDGTEDHVLVGRVHDPRPSRPPDTAPAHLHIDLLPRLQGQGWGRRLIETLAGELRARGVPGVHLGVDVRNRRAIAFYEHLGFVTDASYPWGHRMVLDLR is encoded by the coding sequence GTGACCGCGACGCTGCGTCCCTTCCACCCCAGCGACCTGCCGGGCATGTACCGCGTGTGCCTGCTGACGGGTGCGGCCGGCCGGGACGCGTCGTCGCTGTACCGCGACCCCGACCTGCTCGCGCACGTGTACTGCGGGCCGTACCCGACGGCCGACCCGGGTCTGACGTGGGTCGTCGTCGACGGCCGCGGCGTGGGCGGGTACGTCGTCGCGACGGCGGACACCTCGGCGTTCGACGAGTGGTGCGAGCGCGCGTGGTGGCCCGTGCTGCGCGAGCGGTACGCGCAGCGCGCGGACCCGGGCGACGGCACCGAGGACCACGTGCTCGTCGGGCGCGTCCACGACCCCCGTCCGTCGCGACCGCCGGACACCGCGCCGGCCCACCTGCACATCGACCTGCTGCCGCGACTGCAGGGGCAGGGCTGGGGGCGTCGGCTGATCGAGACGCTGGCCGGCGAGCTGCGGGCGCGCGGGGTGCCCGGGGTGCACCTGGGGGTGGACGTCCGCAACCGGCGGGCGATCGCGTTCTACGAGCACCTGGGGTTCGTCACCGACGCGTCGTACCCGTGGGGGCACCGGATGGTCCTCGACCTGCGCTGA
- a CDS encoding Fic family protein, with protein MTDAETTRTFPVHTRETLPWVPASGRRAEIPTYDAAIPPLIADLRVTVGGDTIEHARAAAVEVAVLERNHAGQVTTLEPFLLRTEAIASSRIEEELTTVDQLARAQLGIRAPRTARTVKGAIDGLTLMIDRSGDGVDLADILAAHRPLMADDPEEKWHAGELRTVQNWIGGSHRSPRGAVHVPPTPARVPGLMDDLVRFMRRTDLDPIVQAAVAHAQFESIHPFTDGNGRVGRSLINALWRYRSLTRQMAVPVASAIVAERERYFGLVNDYRDGHVEPFVLFLADATRRSAREATVSAERLRELPDVWQERVHARAGSAVETLLRLLPQHPVVDAGDVARLTGVSTARAYAAIGRLEEAGVLRRITESRRDMAWAAGDVLDEADLMMDRLRFA; from the coding sequence ATGACGGACGCCGAGACCACGCGCACGTTCCCCGTCCACACCCGCGAGACGCTGCCCTGGGTCCCTGCGAGCGGACGGCGCGCGGAGATTCCGACGTACGACGCAGCCATCCCGCCTCTCATCGCCGACCTGCGCGTGACGGTCGGCGGCGACACGATCGAGCACGCCCGGGCTGCGGCCGTCGAGGTCGCGGTCCTCGAGCGGAACCACGCCGGTCAGGTCACCACGCTCGAGCCCTTCCTGCTGCGGACCGAGGCGATCGCCTCCTCGCGCATCGAGGAGGAGCTGACCACGGTCGACCAGCTCGCCCGCGCCCAGCTCGGCATCCGCGCGCCCCGGACCGCGCGTACCGTCAAGGGTGCCATCGACGGCCTCACGCTGATGATCGACCGCTCCGGGGACGGTGTGGACCTGGCCGACATCCTCGCCGCGCACCGGCCGCTGATGGCCGACGACCCCGAGGAGAAGTGGCACGCGGGCGAGCTGCGGACGGTGCAGAACTGGATCGGCGGCTCCCACCGCTCACCCCGCGGCGCCGTTCACGTCCCGCCCACCCCTGCACGCGTGCCGGGGTTGATGGACGACCTCGTGCGTTTCATGCGTCGCACGGACCTCGACCCGATCGTCCAGGCGGCGGTCGCGCACGCCCAGTTCGAGTCCATCCACCCGTTCACCGACGGCAACGGGCGCGTCGGACGATCCCTGATCAACGCGTTGTGGCGGTACCGCTCGCTGACCCGTCAGATGGCAGTGCCCGTCGCCTCGGCGATCGTCGCGGAGCGGGAACGGTACTTCGGGCTCGTCAACGACTACCGGGACGGACACGTCGAGCCCTTCGTGCTGTTCCTCGCGGACGCGACCCGCCGGTCGGCGCGCGAGGCGACGGTGTCCGCCGAGCGCCTGCGCGAGCTGCCGGACGTCTGGCAGGAACGGGTGCACGCCCGCGCCGGTTCCGCCGTGGAGACGCTGCTCCGGCTGCTGCCGCAGCACCCCGTCGTGGACGCCGGCGACGTGGCACGCCTGACGGGGGTGTCGACGGCCCGCGCCTACGCGGCGATCGGGCGCCTGGAGGAGGCGGGCGTCCTGCGGCGCATCACCGAGTCCCGGCGGGACATGGCGTGGGCTGCCGGCGACGTGCTGGACGAGGCCGACCTCATGATGGACCGGCTGAGGTTCGCGTGA
- a CDS encoding vWA domain-containing protein has translation MGEHGRVTGLVAMVCGVAVALGACSAGGSADGTADWEGSGAYQPGPYQEDLPYPEPGPTGPTAAGMTDPARDALSTFALDVDTGAYTRFRDAVRQGFSVDPFGVRTEEFVNYFAQDYEPPAEGLGVSIDATALPFRPDHRLVRVGISSAPASAVSRADADLVLVVDCSGSMDEAGKMETTKYALRTLVSSLRRTDRVAMVCYSTEADVYLEPTPVAEREGVLAAIDRLAPRDSTNAAAGLALGYDLAMSMRTEGRLTRVVLVSDGVANVGETDPEGILARISSQAKAGISLISVGVGITTYNDHLLEQLADQGDGWHVYVDGEAEAERVFATGLTGSLVVAGTDARAQVEFDPAQVAGYRLLGYENRAVADEDFRNDAVDGGEVFAGRSTTALYEVAMREGAGDGAFVRATVRYLDDDGRPVERDASLSRDDCAASPREASPRLRQDLVVALLTDHLTDGPWSQEIAPADVRAEARTLLGVLDGDRAVQELVELVDRATT, from the coding sequence ATGGGCGAGCACGGCAGGGTGACGGGTCTGGTGGCCATGGTGTGCGGGGTGGCGGTCGCGCTGGGGGCGTGCTCGGCCGGCGGTTCCGCGGACGGGACGGCCGACTGGGAGGGCAGCGGCGCGTACCAGCCCGGCCCGTACCAGGAGGACCTGCCGTACCCCGAGCCCGGCCCCACGGGGCCGACCGCCGCCGGCATGACCGACCCGGCGCGCGACGCGCTGTCGACGTTCGCGCTCGACGTGGACACCGGCGCGTACACCCGGTTCCGCGACGCGGTGCGGCAGGGGTTCTCCGTGGACCCGTTCGGGGTGCGGACCGAGGAGTTCGTCAACTACTTCGCGCAGGACTACGAGCCGCCCGCCGAGGGGCTGGGTGTGAGCATCGACGCGACCGCGCTGCCGTTCCGGCCCGACCACCGGCTCGTGCGCGTGGGCATCAGCAGCGCGCCGGCGTCGGCGGTGTCGCGGGCCGACGCGGACCTCGTGCTCGTCGTGGACTGCTCCGGCTCGATGGACGAGGCCGGGAAGATGGAGACCACGAAGTACGCGCTGCGCACCCTGGTGTCGTCGCTGCGGCGCACCGACCGCGTCGCGATGGTCTGCTACTCCACCGAGGCCGACGTCTACCTCGAGCCCACGCCCGTCGCCGAGCGTGAGGGCGTGCTCGCCGCGATCGACCGGCTGGCGCCGCGGGACTCGACGAACGCCGCCGCCGGCCTGGCGCTCGGGTACGACCTGGCGATGTCGATGCGCACCGAGGGGCGCCTCACGCGCGTCGTCCTGGTCAGCGACGGTGTCGCGAACGTCGGCGAGACGGACCCCGAGGGCATCCTCGCGCGCATCTCGTCGCAGGCGAAGGCCGGGATCAGCCTCATCTCGGTGGGGGTGGGCATCACGACGTACAACGACCACCTGCTCGAGCAGCTCGCCGACCAGGGCGACGGCTGGCACGTGTACGTCGACGGCGAGGCGGAGGCCGAGCGGGTGTTCGCCACCGGCCTGACGGGCTCGCTCGTCGTGGCCGGGACGGACGCCCGCGCGCAGGTCGAGTTCGACCCCGCGCAGGTCGCCGGGTACCGGCTCCTGGGCTACGAGAACAGGGCGGTGGCCGACGAGGACTTCCGTAACGACGCGGTCGACGGCGGCGAGGTCTTCGCCGGTCGCTCCACGACCGCGCTCTACGAGGTCGCCATGCGCGAGGGGGCCGGGGACGGGGCGTTCGTGCGGGCCACCGTCCGCTACCTCGACGACGACGGGCGGCCCGTGGAGCGTGACGCGTCGCTGAGCCGTGACGACTGCGCGGCGTCGCCCCGCGAGGCCTCGCCGCGGCTGCGGCAGGACCTCGTGGTCGCGCTGCTCACCGACCACCTCACCGACGGTCCGTGGTCGCAGGAGATCGCCCCGGCGGACGTGCGCGCCGAGGCGCGCACGTTGCTCGGGGTGCTCGACGGCGACCGGGCCGTCCAGGAGCTCGTGGAGCTCGTGGACCGGGCCACCACCTGA